A genomic window from Pantoea alhagi includes:
- the wzyE gene encoding ECA oligosaccharide polymerase, whose amino-acid sequence MSLAQFGGLLLIWLVSLGFILTLTWREFRRVRFNFNVFFSLLFLLTFYFGFPLTSFLVFRFDVTVVPPTFLLQALLAAGSFYAIYYVSYKTRLRARRTDSGRSLLSVNRVEAHLIWGILALLALVTVAIFFMRNGFLLFRLHAYSEIFSSEVSGVALKRFFYFFIPAMLVVYFLKPGRRAWLFFLASTVAFGLLTYAIVGGTRANIIIAFALFLFIGIIRGWITLWMLAAAGAFGIVGMFWLALRRYNLDVSGAEALYTFLYLTRDTFSPWENLALLLQNYDNIHFQGLAPIVRDFYVYIPGWLWPGRPSLVLNSANYFTWEVLNNHSGLAISPTLLGSLIVMGGVAAIPVGAVAVGLIIKWFDWLYERGKQHANRYTSAILQSFCFGAVFNMIVLAREGLDAFVSRVVFFCLIFAACVMIAKLLFWLLDSAGLIRPRRRAGILAETPAATPERCEDY is encoded by the coding sequence ATGAGTCTCGCGCAGTTTGGTGGCCTGTTGCTGATCTGGCTGGTGTCGCTGGGCTTTATTCTGACCCTGACGTGGCGCGAATTCCGGCGGGTACGCTTTAACTTTAACGTCTTTTTTTCGCTACTGTTTTTGCTGACCTTCTATTTCGGCTTTCCCTTAACCAGTTTCCTGGTCTTCCGGTTTGATGTCACGGTAGTACCGCCGACGTTCTTATTGCAGGCGTTGCTGGCGGCTGGCAGTTTTTACGCCATTTATTATGTCAGCTACAAAACGCGTCTGCGAGCGCGACGGACTGATAGCGGACGCAGCTTGTTGAGTGTGAATCGGGTAGAGGCGCATCTGATTTGGGGCATTCTGGCGCTGCTGGCGCTGGTAACCGTGGCGATATTCTTTATGCGTAACGGTTTTCTGCTGTTTCGCCTGCATGCCTACAGCGAGATATTTTCCAGTGAAGTGTCCGGCGTAGCGCTCAAGCGCTTCTTCTATTTCTTTATTCCGGCAATGCTGGTGGTTTACTTCCTGAAACCAGGACGACGCGCCTGGCTATTCTTCCTTGCCAGCACCGTTGCCTTTGGCCTGCTGACCTATGCCATTGTTGGCGGCACGCGCGCTAACATCATTATTGCGTTTGCCCTGTTTCTGTTCATCGGCATTATTCGCGGCTGGATCACGTTGTGGATGCTGGCGGCCGCCGGCGCGTTCGGTATTGTAGGGATGTTCTGGCTGGCGCTGCGGCGCTATAACCTTGACGTCAGCGGCGCCGAGGCGCTGTACACATTTCTTTATCTGACGCGTGACACTTTCTCGCCGTGGGAAAACCTGGCGCTGCTGTTACAAAACTACGACAACATTCACTTTCAGGGACTGGCGCCGATTGTTCGTGATTTCTATGTCTATATTCCCGGCTGGCTGTGGCCTGGCCGACCTTCGCTGGTGCTGAACAGCGCGAACTACTTCACCTGGGAAGTGCTGAACAACCACTCAGGCCTGGCGATCTCTCCCACTTTGCTGGGATCGCTGATCGTGATGGGTGGCGTAGCCGCTATTCCGGTGGGGGCGGTTGCGGTGGGCCTGATTATTAAATGGTTCGACTGGCTTTATGAACGTGGCAAACAACACGCTAACCGCTATACCTCAGCAATCTTGCAAAGCTTCTGTTTTGGTGCGGTGTTCAACATGATTGTGCTGGCACGTGAAGGGCTGGACGCCTTCGTCAGCCGCGTGGTTTTCTTCTGCCTGATTTTTGCCGCCTGCGTGATGATAGCTAAGTTACTTTTCTGGCTGCTGGACAGCGCTGGTTTGATTCGTCCGCGTCGACGCGCTGGCATATTGGCGGAAACGCCCGCCGCGACGCCGGAAAGATGTGAGGATTATTAA
- the wecG gene encoding lipopolysaccharide N-acetylmannosaminouronosyltransferase, protein MDVTPKAPQYQIRGIRLHAFSGMAECLDYLCPDGKARSGTLVAINAEKVLAYEENPALHQLIDAAEIKYPDGISIVRAIRRKYPQAQVTRIAGADLWEALMARAGQQGIPVFLIGGKPQVMEETVAKLRQQWRVNIVGTQHGYFNADDSDALFKRVAQSGAQIVTVAMGSPKQELLMQACRKVCPQALYMGVGGTYDVFTGHVKRAPVIWQRLGLEWLYRLLSQPSRLRRQLRLIKFLRYYYRGQL, encoded by the coding sequence ATGGATGTCACGCCGAAAGCGCCTCAGTACCAGATTCGTGGCATCAGGCTGCACGCTTTTTCCGGTATGGCTGAATGCCTGGACTATCTTTGCCCGGATGGCAAGGCACGTAGCGGCACTCTGGTCGCCATTAATGCGGAAAAGGTGCTGGCCTATGAGGAAAACCCGGCGCTGCATCAGCTGATTGATGCAGCGGAGATCAAATATCCGGACGGCATTAGCATTGTGCGCGCGATCCGCAGAAAGTATCCGCAGGCGCAGGTCACGCGCATCGCCGGGGCCGATTTGTGGGAAGCGCTGATGGCGCGTGCCGGGCAGCAAGGCATTCCGGTATTTCTGATCGGCGGCAAGCCGCAGGTAATGGAAGAGACGGTAGCGAAGCTGCGCCAGCAGTGGCGGGTTAATATTGTGGGCACCCAGCACGGCTATTTCAATGCAGACGACAGCGACGCGCTTTTTAAACGCGTAGCACAGAGCGGGGCGCAGATCGTTACGGTGGCAATGGGGTCACCGAAGCAGGAACTGCTGATGCAGGCATGTCGAAAGGTTTGTCCGCAGGCGCTCTATATGGGCGTAGGCGGCACTTATGATGTCTTTACCGGACACGTGAAGCGCGCGCCGGTTATCTGGCAGCGTTTGGGGCTGGAATGGCTTTATCGCTTGTTAAGCCAGCCCAGCCGTCTGCGTCGTCAGCTGCGTCTGATAAAATTCCTGCGTTATTACTATCGTGGTCAGCTATAA
- the hemY gene encoding protoheme IX biogenesis protein HemY — MLKVFILFLLLIAGVVIGPMIAGHQGYVLIQTDNWNIETSVTGLAIMLIISLLVILAVEWLLRRLFRTGAKTRGWFMGRKRNRARRQTHEALLKLAEGDYRQVEKLLSRNADHAEQPVVNYLLAAEAAQQRGDEMRANQHLERAAELAHNDPIPVEITRVRLQLARNEDHAARHGIDRLLDVAPRHPEVLRLAEQAYVRTGGWSALIDILPTMEKTQVADDEHIKALRQQAWLGLMNQAMAEQGSEGLKRWWQSLTRKTRHETALQVAMADHLIACDDHDTAQQIVLDGLKRHYDERLILLMPRLKTGNPEQLEKALRQQIKQHGATPLLYSTLGQLLMKHGEWQQASEAFREALKQRPDGFDYAWLADTLDKLHHPEEAAQMRREGLLLTLKNNR, encoded by the coding sequence ATGCTAAAAGTTTTTATACTGTTTCTGCTGCTGATTGCCGGTGTGGTTATCGGTCCCATGATTGCAGGTCATCAGGGCTATGTGCTGATCCAGACCGACAACTGGAATATAGAAACCAGCGTAACCGGCCTGGCGATCATGCTCATTATCTCGCTACTGGTGATCCTGGCCGTGGAATGGTTGCTGCGTCGCCTGTTCCGTACCGGCGCTAAAACCCGCGGCTGGTTTATGGGGCGCAAACGTAATCGCGCCCGTCGCCAAACGCACGAAGCGCTGCTTAAGCTGGCGGAAGGCGACTATCGTCAGGTGGAAAAATTGCTTTCACGCAATGCCGATCATGCTGAACAGCCAGTGGTCAACTACCTGTTGGCGGCGGAGGCGGCACAGCAACGCGGCGATGAGATGCGGGCGAACCAGCATCTGGAAAGAGCTGCAGAGCTGGCGCATAACGATCCTATCCCGGTGGAAATTACCCGCGTTCGTCTTCAGCTGGCACGTAATGAAGATCATGCTGCCCGTCATGGCATCGATCGTCTGCTGGACGTGGCCCCGCGTCATCCCGAAGTGCTGCGCCTGGCGGAACAGGCTTATGTACGTACCGGCGGCTGGAGCGCGCTGATCGATATCCTGCCGACGATGGAAAAAACGCAGGTGGCAGATGACGAGCATATTAAAGCGCTGCGTCAGCAGGCCTGGCTGGGTTTGATGAACCAGGCGATGGCGGAACAGGGTAGCGAAGGTCTGAAGCGCTGGTGGCAGAGCCTGACCCGTAAAACGCGCCACGAAACGGCGCTGCAGGTGGCGATGGCGGATCATTTAATTGCCTGCGACGATCATGATACCGCTCAACAGATCGTGCTGGATGGTCTGAAGCGTCATTATGATGAGCGCCTGATCCTGCTGATGCCTCGACTGAAAACCGGCAATCCGGAACAGCTGGAAAAAGCGCTGCGCCAGCAGATTAAACAGCACGGCGCTACGCCGTTGCTCTATAGCACCCTGGGTCAGCTGTTAATGAAACATGGCGAATGGCAGCAGGCAAGTGAAGCGTTCAGAGAAGCCCTGAAACAGCGCCCGGATGGTTTTGATTACGCCTGGCTGGCCGATACGCTGGATAAGCTTCATCATCCGGAAGAGGCCGCCCAGATGCGTCGCGAAGGTCTGTTGCTGACGTTAAAAAATAACCGTTAA
- the hemX gene encoding uroporphyrinogen-III C-methyltransferase yields MTEQKDSSAMVEETTPAVETTTPPAKKPTRKSSGQTGTALGALAIVIALAIGAGLWVNGRHQAQQQAQVSQTLSEQISALTQQSEREKAQLKQQLSTQSNELHTAQAQQAALSQQLDELKEKVATISGNDSRTWLLAQADYLVKLAGRKLWSDQDVTTAAALLKSADASLADMNDPSLVPVRRAITQDISNLSAVSQVDYDGIILKLNQLSNGVDNLRLADNDSDDAPMDADSNELSSSLREWRQNLVKSWHNFMDDFITIRRRDNTAEPLLAPNQDVYLRENIRSRLLIAAQAVPRHQDEIYRQSVDTVSTWVRAWFDTSDASTKSFLAQLDDLSQQTVSMEIPESLESQPLLDKLMQTRVRNLLAQPAEPAAQPQQGE; encoded by the coding sequence ATGACGGAACAAAAAGATTCCTCCGCCATGGTTGAAGAGACAACGCCTGCGGTAGAAACCACGACTCCGCCTGCAAAAAAACCGACGCGTAAATCATCAGGCCAAACCGGCACCGCGCTGGGTGCTCTGGCGATTGTAATTGCGTTGGCGATTGGGGCTGGGCTATGGGTCAATGGGCGTCATCAGGCGCAGCAACAGGCGCAGGTCAGCCAGACGTTAAGCGAACAGATCTCCGCGCTGACGCAGCAAAGCGAACGCGAAAAAGCGCAGCTGAAACAACAGCTGAGCACGCAGAGCAACGAACTGCATACCGCCCAGGCTCAACAGGCAGCCCTGAGCCAACAGCTGGATGAATTGAAAGAAAAAGTGGCCACCATTTCAGGTAACGATTCCCGAACCTGGCTGCTGGCGCAGGCCGATTATCTGGTAAAACTGGCCGGACGTAAGCTGTGGAGCGATCAGGATGTGACTACCGCAGCGGCGCTGTTGAAAAGCGCTGATGCCAGCCTTGCGGATATGAACGATCCCAGTCTGGTGCCGGTGCGTCGGGCTATTACCCAGGATATCAGCAACCTTTCGGCGGTGAGCCAGGTTGACTATGACGGCATTATTTTAAAACTGAATCAGCTCTCTAACGGCGTCGATAATCTGCGTCTGGCAGATAACGACAGCGATGATGCGCCCATGGATGCTGACAGTAATGAACTTAGCTCTTCGCTGCGTGAATGGCGCCAGAACCTGGTAAAAAGCTGGCACAACTTTATGGATGATTTTATTACCATCCGCCGCCGCGACAATACTGCGGAGCCGCTGTTAGCGCCGAATCAGGACGTTTATCTGCGTGAAAATATTCGCTCCCGCCTGCTTATTGCCGCCCAGGCAGTGCCGCGCCATCAGGATGAGATCTATCGGCAGTCGGTGGATACGGTATCGACCTGGGTACGCGCCTGGTTTGATACCAGCGATGCCAGCACCAAATCTTTCCTGGCGCAGCTTGATGATTTAAGCCAGCAGACGGTTTCAATGGAAATTCCGGAGTCGCTGGAAAGCCAGCCGTTGCTGGACAAGCTGATGCAAACGCGGGTGCGTAACCTGCTGGCGCAGCCCGCTGAACCGGCAGCACAGCCGCAGCAGGGAGAGTAA
- the hemD gene encoding uroporphyrinogen-III synthase, translating into MSILVTRPSPSGDELVTRLCALGHTAWSFPLIEFSPGRELAQLAQQLTALAPGDLVFVLSQHVMHYAQPCLQQTGLTWPAALDYYAIGRTTALALHRACGQNVLWPPEHETSEMLLQLPTLRRLKGKKALILRGNGGRELLGTTLAQRGAEVRFLECYQRCEKFYHGPSEGKRWRDRGIDTLVVTSGEMLQQLHRLFPAIDREEWLLGCRLLVVSERLATLAQELGWRNIKVADGADNDALVRALQTT; encoded by the coding sequence TACGGCCTGGAGCTTTCCATTAATTGAGTTTTCCCCTGGCCGTGAACTGGCGCAGCTGGCGCAGCAGCTTACCGCCCTGGCACCTGGCGATCTGGTTTTTGTCCTTTCTCAGCATGTTATGCATTACGCGCAGCCCTGTTTGCAGCAGACGGGTTTAACATGGCCCGCTGCGCTGGACTATTATGCTATAGGGCGCACTACCGCACTGGCGTTGCATCGTGCGTGCGGGCAGAACGTACTCTGGCCGCCAGAGCATGAAACCAGCGAAATGCTGTTGCAATTGCCCACGCTGCGGCGGCTGAAGGGTAAAAAAGCGTTGATCCTACGCGGCAACGGCGGTCGCGAACTGCTTGGCACCACGCTGGCACAGCGCGGAGCAGAGGTTCGCTTCCTGGAATGCTACCAGCGTTGTGAAAAGTTTTATCATGGCCCCAGCGAAGGAAAACGCTGGCGTGACCGCGGTATTGATACGCTGGTGGTCACCAGCGGCGAGATGCTGCAACAACTTCATCGGCTATTCCCTGCGATCGATCGTGAGGAATGGCTGCTGGGCTGTCGGCTACTGGTCGTCAGCGAACGTTTGGCTACCCTGGCCCAGGAACTTGGCTGGCGTAATATCAAGGTAGCTGATGGTGCTGATAACGACGCGCTGGTGCGCGCGTTACAAACAACTTGA